GTTGTACAAATTGATCTAATTTTATCCATATCCTCCACCAACTCATGCTTATAATTTAATGAGTTAACATCTGGATAATCTTGTAAATGTACAGAGTTTAAGCTTTGTTGCTCTATACCCTGAAAAATCTCCTCTGCTAAATGAGGTATAAGAGGTGCCACTGTTCGTGTAACGATATTTAAAACCGTATAGAGTGTATTATATGCCTCTAATTTAGAATTATTTACTTCCTTTTGCCAGAACCTATCTCTATTTCTTCTGATATACCAATTATTTAATATATCAAAAAAACTATCAATAGCAGCATAGCTATTAGGCAGATCATAATTATCCATATTTAACTTAATATTTACAACCAGATCTTTGAGTTTAGATAATATATAATTATCCATCTCATTACTACTCTCTAATTTATATTCAGCATTAATATTATCCGCATTAGCGTATATACAGAAAAAATTATAACTATTCCAAATAGGCTTGATTGATAATCTTAAACTATCTCTAAATACTTCCCCTTCTTTGTCTATGTTTAGCTCATTTCCCTTCATCACTGGACTTGAGCCCATAAAAAATCTCATAGCATCTGAACCATATTTGGCAAAAATATCTAAGGGTGAAATATAGTTTTTTAACCTTTTAGATAATTTTTGTGATTTTTCATCTAAAATAACACCATGACATATACAGTTCTTGAAAGGTACACGATCAAATAAGGCTGTTGATAAAACCATTAAAGTATAAAACCAGCCCCTAGTTTGAGCGGTGTATTCTACTATAAAATCTGCTGGAAAATGCTCTTCAAACCAAGCTTTATTCTCAAATGGATAATGCGATTGAGCGTAAGGCATAGAGCCAGATTCAAACCAACAATCTAACACATCAGTTACTCTTACCATCATTGATTTACCTGTTGGGTCATCGGGGTTTACCCTGGTAAGGTCATCAATAAAAGGACGGTGTAAATTAGTTACTTTAGTACCAAAATCTTTTTCCAGCTCTGCAATAGAACCATAAACATCTAGACGAGGATATTTAGGGTCATTACTACGCCAAATAGGCACCGGGCAGCCCCAAAAACGATTTCTACTAATTGACCAATCTCTTGCACCCTCTAACCACTTACCAAAAGAGCCATCTTTAACATGTCCTGGAATCCAGTTAATTTCCTGATTTAGCTCTACCATTCTATCTTTAAAATCAGTAACTCTTACATACCATGATGGCATAGCCTTATATATTAATGGAGTATCACTTCTCCAACAATGAGGATAATTATGTATATATTGTTCAGTTTTAAGCCAACTACCCTGCTCTTTTAGTTTTTTTATAATGTCTATATTTGTATCAAATACATGACGCCCCTCAAATTCAGTTACAGGATAAACAAAACAACCAGCTTCATCTACAGGACATATTGTTGGGATATTATGCCTCTTACATAATTCTTGGTCATCTTCACCAAAGCCAGGCGCTATATGCACTATACCAGTTCCATCTTCAGTAGTTACAAACTCAGCTCCATATATTTTAAAAGCAGAATCAAGATTAAACTTCTTATTGTCTTTAACTAAGTAGTCAAATAAAGGCTTATATTTAATGCCGATTAAATCCTTCCCCTTAAATGTATCTTTAATTATTAATTGCTCTTCTGGAAGCTCTTTCTTATATTTTTTTAGTAAGGATTTTGCTATGATATAATCTTGATCCAGATAAGAAAACCTTATATAATCTATATCAGCACCAACTGCTAAAGCTAAATTTGAAGGAAGAGTCCATGGCGTAGTTGTCCAGACTAAAATTTTGGCCTTCATTTCAGGAAGCTCAAAGCCTAATGTTACTGCCTTACTTTCTTTTTCACGGTAAGAATTATCTAATCTTGTTTCAAAATTAGATAGCGGAGTCTGACATGACCAAGAATAAGGCATAACTCTAAGATCTTCATATATAAGCCCCTTATTATGTAGCTCTTTAAAAGCCCACATAACAGACTCCATATAATTTAAATCCATGGTTTTATAGCCACCTTCAAAGTCAACCCATCTGGCCTGCTTATTTACATATTCTTGCCATTGCTCTGCATATTTCATGACTGAAGTCTCACAAGCGTCATTGAACTTTGCTATACCATATTCCTCTATCGCATTTCGACCTGAAACTTTTAGCTCTTTTTCTGTTTCCATTTCAACTGGCAGACCATGCGTATCCCAACCAAATTTTCTTTCCGTTCTTTTTCCTATTTGTGTTTGATATCTGGCAAAAATATCTTTTACAAAACCTGTTAATAAATGACCATAATGCGGTAAGCCATTTGCAAATGGTGGGCCATCATAAAAAACATATTCATTATTTTTTTCTTCCTTTTTAGCAGACCTGTTTTCAACAGATTGCTTAAAGATATTATTATCATGCCAATATTTTTGTATTTTTTCTTCTAACCTAGAAAAATCTGGATTTGCATCAGTTATTGGATAGATATTATTTTTCGCCATATTTTAACCTTATTCTGCTCGCTTGATTAACAAATATCATGCTTATTGGAATGATAACAATAGATATATATGTTGCAAATACAAGCTCTATTCTGTTGGTAAATTGATCTTTAGCTGCAAAATAAGCTAGTAATATTATTAATGCTACAATAATAGCCGATAAAACTCTTTTTGTGTGCCCATTGCGGTTATAATCACCAAACATCATGATAGTTAAAACTACCACAAATATTACCATACTTAAAAATGGCCACATGATTCTATGATGTATCTCAGCTTTGTGTTTATTACTATCAGAATCAAGAGTTAACAATTCATGAAAGTATAAATTGGAGATATCATTTTTTCTCTGCAGCTTTTTATTTACATTATTTATCATATCTAAATCAGTGATATATTTGTCAAAAGTCAAGAACTTATTAGCATATTTATTTTCGCCTATCGTAATACGGTTTCCAGTCTCTAATGCTAATAAAATCTGGTTTTTATTTCTAACTATTTCACCCTTTTTTGCGGTAGTAATAATGGCACTCTTAGCTTGATCTTTTTGGTAAATAAAAATATTTTTTAATATATTCTGCTCTTTATCTTCAACATAAACAGTAATTTCTGGTGATATTTTATTAAAACTACCTGCCTCAACTGAATTAATGATTAATTCGTTAGCTAATTTTAATTTTAGCTCATCTACACCCCTCATAGATAAAGGCACAAGATAAAAGCTAAGCAAATAATTAAACAAAATTATTAATAAGACAACTTTACTATAAATTTTTAAAATTTTTAATCTACTAACACCAGCTGATTTAATAACAAATATTTCTTTGGAATTAGTTAAATTATTATAAGAAAAAATTATTGATGCAAATATTACAACGGGAATTAAAAAATCGCCCAATCTTGGAAGTAAAAGTAAGATCAAAATTAGGAAATCTAACATATGCATGTTTTTATCCGTTACAAAATCCAAATATTTTACTATTCTAGTCAACCATATAATGCCTATAAAAATAAGCATATTTAATATAAAAAACCTCAAAAAATTTCTATGTATATATTTTTCTAACATATCTCTAAATTGTCGATTAGCCTTACTTTGCCTATTATTGCTGCGACAAATATTCTGGCATCATTAACATTATTAAAACTTTCTAAATTATTATTTAAAATCTCTAAATATTCTATTTTGGTAAAACCAGCTTTAACTATATTTGATTTTGCAAGCTCAGTAAATTCACTTAGCTGATTTGGTTTATTAGAAACCTCCTGAGCCAGCTGCCTTAAATAAAAATATAATTTAGGCGCAATGTTATTTCGTTCATGTACAGTTAGCAGGCTATTACGCGAAGATAAAGCTAAACCAGTATTTTCTCTAAATGTTTCAACAGGCTTTATATTAACCCCCATATCCAAGTCTCTAACTAATTGACTCACAACTAAAAACTGCTGATAATCTTTTAAGCCTAGATATACATTATCAGGTCTAAGTT
This Alphaproteobacteria bacterium DNA region includes the following protein-coding sequences:
- a CDS encoding pantoate--beta-alanine ligase codes for the protein MEIFKNYSTELKLKLKYLSQKVSKIGFVPTMGFLHDGHLALIKKAKEENDIVIASIFVNEKQFNNKLDFLNYPINLASDLEKLSKLGVDIAYIPESKLFYVEPFYAEINVKHITDKLCGSSREGHFSGVALVLTKFFNQLRPDNVYLGLKDYQQFLVVSQLVRDLDMGVNIKPVETFRENTGLALSSRNSLLTVHERNNIAPKLYFYLRQLAQEVSNKPNQLSEFTELAKSNIVKAGFTKIEYLEILNNNLESFNNVNDARIFVAAIIGKVRLIDNLEIC
- a CDS encoding isoleucine--tRNA ligase, encoding MAKNNIYPITDANPDFSRLEEKIQKYWHDNNIFKQSVENRSAKKEEKNNEYVFYDGPPFANGLPHYGHLLTGFVKDIFARYQTQIGKRTERKFGWDTHGLPVEMETEKELKVSGRNAIEEYGIAKFNDACETSVMKYAEQWQEYVNKQARWVDFEGGYKTMDLNYMESVMWAFKELHNKGLIYEDLRVMPYSWSCQTPLSNFETRLDNSYREKESKAVTLGFELPEMKAKILVWTTTPWTLPSNLALAVGADIDYIRFSYLDQDYIIAKSLLKKYKKELPEEQLIIKDTFKGKDLIGIKYKPLFDYLVKDNKKFNLDSAFKIYGAEFVTTEDGTGIVHIAPGFGEDDQELCKRHNIPTICPVDEAGCFVYPVTEFEGRHVFDTNIDIIKKLKEQGSWLKTEQYIHNYPHCWRSDTPLIYKAMPSWYVRVTDFKDRMVELNQEINWIPGHVKDGSFGKWLEGARDWSISRNRFWGCPVPIWRSNDPKYPRLDVYGSIAELEKDFGTKVTNLHRPFIDDLTRVNPDDPTGKSMMVRVTDVLDCWFESGSMPYAQSHYPFENKAWFEEHFPADFIVEYTAQTRGWFYTLMVLSTALFDRVPFKNCICHGVILDEKSQKLSKRLKNYISPLDIFAKYGSDAMRFFMGSSPVMKGNELNIDKEGEVFRDSLRLSIKPIWNSYNFFCIYANADNINAEYKLESSNEMDNYILSKLKDLVVNIKLNMDNYDLPNSYAAIDSFFDILNNWYIRRNRDRFWQKEVNNSKLEAYNTLYTVLNIVTRTVAPLIPHLAEEIFQGIEQQSLNSVHLQDYPDVNSLNYKHELVEDMDKIRSICTTAHSLRSKHNIRTRQPILEVKIIGASYLRLEKYSKLICDEINVKNISFIKEIGNLAELKLDLKFKVLGARYGAKTKEIISAAKKGEWLETKEGKIQINNIILADDEYELALKAKSSNMQSLSSHDALIAIETNLTQELIEEGLARDLVRLIQQQRKELDFDITDKIIINLSSSSAKIEQVLNSFIEYIKEQTLAESILLDDKVSDNAVKIDDVQVSLEIKKY
- a CDS encoding LptF/LptG family permease produces the protein MLEKYIHRNFLRFFILNMLIFIGIIWLTRIVKYLDFVTDKNMHMLDFLILILLLLPRLGDFLIPVVIFASIIFSYNNLTNSKEIFVIKSAGVSRLKILKIYSKVVLLIILFNYLLSFYLVPLSMRGVDELKLKLANELIINSVEAGSFNKISPEITVYVEDKEQNILKNIFIYQKDQAKSAIITTAKKGEIVRNKNQILLALETGNRITIGENKYANKFLTFDKYITDLDMINNVNKKLQRKNDISNLYFHELLTLDSDSNKHKAEIHHRIMWPFLSMVIFVVVLTIMMFGDYNRNGHTKRVLSAIIVALIILLAYFAAKDQFTNRIELVFATYISIVIIPISMIFVNQASRIRLKYGEK